The DNA window GCCGATTTTACTTATACAGCAAAATACGGTCTGCGCGACCACCGTGGCGGAGGACGTTCGAGCGCCCGCGAGACCGCTACCCGTGTCGTTGCCGGAGCGTTTGCGCGGCAGGCTCTCGAACAGCTTGGAATAACGGTCACGGCATACACTTCGCAGGTCGGGGATGTGGCTCTCGGCCGTGACTATTCCGGGCTTGATTTGTGTCTCATTGAAAGCAATGCGGTGAGATGTCCCGATCCGGCGAAGGCTGCAGAAATGGAAGCTCTTATAATGAAAGTAAAGAGCGAGGGCGACACCATCGGCGGTATAGTCAGTTGTGTCATCAGAGGTGTTCCGGCCGGAGTGGGCGACCCTGTGTTCGGTCGGCTCGGCGCACGATTGTCGGAAGCCATGATGAGCATAAATGCAAGTAAGGGTTTTGAATACGGTCTTGGATTCGAAGGTGTCGGACTCAGGGGGAGCGAGGTCATTGATCCCTTTGCTGTCGATTCTGACGGTAATATAGGGGTCTCGGCCAACAATTCAGGCGGAATTCAGGGTGGCATCTCAAATGGAGCTGACATATATTTCCGCGTTGCGTTCAAGCCGGTGGCAACTCTGATGCGTGACCTTATGACCGTTGACTGTTATGGACGCGAAGTGCTGCTCAAGGCGCGTGGCCGTCATGACCCCTGCGTAGTGCCCCGCGCAGTCCCTATAGTCGAGGCGATGGCGGCGATGGTGATTCTCGACGCTGTGTTGTTGAACCGTGCAGCCCGTCTATGAAGGCTTACAGGGATTTTTCCGACTTCCTTTCCTCTCATTTCAAGGGAAAGGTCCAGAAGATAGCTGTCAACGCCGGTTTCACCTGTCCTAACCGCGACGGCAGCAAGGGTGTGGGTGGTTGTACATATTGCAACAATCAGTCATTCAATCCGGGTTATTGTGCTCCTGCTCTAAGTGTTTCCGCACAGTTGGCCGAGGGTAAGGCTTTCTTTGCCCGCAAATATCCTGAAATGAAATATCTGGCCTACTTTCAGGCCTACACGAATACTCATTCCGATGACATCGACCGCCTGATGGGGCTTTATCAGGAAGCCTTGGCTGTCGACGGGGTTGTCGGGCTGATTATAGGGACTCGTCCCGACTGCATGCCGCAGGGGCTTCTCGACCGTCTGGCTGCGCTTCCTGCATGGGTAATGGTCGAGTATGGTGCCGAAAGCGCCTGCGACAAGACATTGGGATTTGTGAACCGTTGTCATACGTGGGCCGATACGGCCGATGCGGTTAGGCGCACTCATGCCGCCGGGATTCCGTGTGGCCTTCATCTGATAATGGGGCTTCCCGGGGAGGACGAGGATGTGATGCTCGCCACAATCGACCGTGTCAACGAACTTCCGGTTGACACTGTAAAGATTCATCAGCTTCAGCTCATACGCGGGACGCGCATGGCACGTGATGTGGAAGCGGGACTTTACGACATACCACGTTTCACCGCTGAGTCCTACGCAGATCTGTGTGTCAGGATTCTCCGCCGCTTGCGGAAAGATATTGCCGTCGAGCGCTTCGTTTCGCAGTCGCCCCCTGAATTATTGATTTATCCGCGCTGGAATCTGAAGAACTACCAGTTTACCAATCTGCTCGGCAACAAGATTAGTAAAGAGCTTTTTTGATTTTTTGCACATTGATTTACCGGGCTGATTTGTTACAGATATGAAAATTCTCTAATTTTGTCTCTGTAAACATAAGTAATCCCATACCTTAATAGAATCATGGAAGTAATCAATTTTGCCGAAACACCTTCGCTGGTGAGTCAATATATGAGTGAACTGCGCGATGTCAATGTGCAGTCCGACATGCTGCGTTTCCGCCGTAATCTTGAGCGTATAGGTGAAATCATGGCCTACGAGATGTCGAAACGTATGCGCTACAAGACGGTTGATGTTACCACTCCTCTTGCTGTAGCCCCGTCGCAGGTGCTTGATGAGCAGGTTGTGCTTGCAACAATATTCCGTGCCGGCATACCTTTCCATAAAGGTTTCCTTGATTACTTCGACCATGCTCAGAACGCTTTTGTCTCGGCCTACCGCAAGTATCGCGAAAAAGAGAATTTCGATGTGTTTATCGAATATATAGCTTCGCCACGTATCGACGGCAAGACCCTCGTCATTGCCGACCCGATGCTTGCTACCGGATCGTCGATGGACCTGTGTTACCGCGCGCTTCTGACCAAAGGAGAGCCGGCGCATGTCCACGTCGCCTCGATCATAGCATCGCGCAAGGCCATTGATTATGTCAAGGCTACTTTCCCTGCCGACAAGACTACAGTGTGGGTCGGTGCTATCGACGAGGTTATCAACGACCATTCCTACATTGTCCCCGGACTCGGCGATGCCGGCGACCTCGCCTATGGCATAAAGGAATAATACTTTTAGCCGTAAAGGTCTGGAATAAGGTACAAAAATTCAGAAATAACAAAAATAACAGACTTCGTTCTTTGCCGACGGTAATGGAGGGGATTTATCTCCTCGCTCCGACTGACAGAAGAAATGAAGTCTGTTATTTTTGTTATTTCTGAATTTTTATACCTGATAATTAGATATTTCTTAGAGGCCGAAGGCTTCCTTCACGGCAGGAACTGCATCGAGTTTTTCCCATGTGAACAGTTCGACGGTGCGAGTAAAGCTCGGTTCAGATTTTGAATGGAACTCCTTGGTGACTGTCATCGGTTTGCGTCCCATGTGGCCGTAGCTTGCGGTCTCGCGGTATATGGGGTTGCGGAGTCCGAGGCGTTTTTCAATCGCGTAGGGGGTCATGTCGAAACATGGCATGTCGTTTACGATTGCCGCTATTTCAGAGTCCGAAAGGTTGACTTTGGCTGTGCCGTAGGTGTTTATGCAGAGGCTGACGGGACGGGCTTCGCCGATTGCGTATGCCACCTGTACGAGCACGCGGTCAGCCACGCCGGCCGCTACGAGATTCTTGGCGATATGGCGTGCGGCGTATGCAGCCGAACGGTCGACTTTCGAAGGGTCTTTGCCTGAGAACGCGCCGCCTCCGTGTGCACCGTGTCCGCCATAGGTGTCAACAATGATTTTACGTCCTGTCAGACCGGTGTCTCCGTGCGGGCCACCGATGACAAATTTTCCGGTCGGATTGACAAGCAGTTTCACATCATCGCCGATTAGGGCTGCTTCCTCAGGGCGAAGCTTCGCCTTGACGCGGGGAATAAGTACGTTGCGCACATCCTCAGTGATTTTCTGTTGCATAGCACGATCGGCGGCAGCACGCGCGCTGTCGGAGTCGTCGGTCGGGAGGATGAACTCATCGTGCTGTGTGGAGATAACGATTGTGTCTACGCGCAGGGGACGGTTGTTCTCGTCATATTCCACTGTCACTTGGCTCTTGGAGTCGGGACGGAGGTAGGTGTAGACACGGCCACGTTTTTCGTGGGTCATCTCTTTCTCCTCGCGGCGAATGTCGGCAAGTTCCTGAAGAAGACGGTGTGAGAGGTCTATGGTGAGAGGCATGTAGTCAAGTGTCTCGTTGCATGCGTAGCCAAACATCATTCCTTGGTCTCCCGCACCTTGGGCTTCAGCCTCGTTGCGTTCGACTCCACGGTTGATGTCGGCGCTCTGCTCGTGGAGGGCAGAGAACACACCACAGGCCTCGCCGTCAAACTTCAGGGCGCTGCGGTTGTAGCCTATCTTGCGGATGACATCGCGTGTCACCTCCATCAGGTCAATGTATGCTTCGCTCTTGACCTCGCCTGCGATTACGACCTGACCTGTTGTGACAAGAGTCTCGCATGCGACTTTCGATTTCGGGTCGCGGGCAAGGAATTCGTCGAGAATTGCATCTGAAATCTGGTCGGCAACCTTGTCGGGATGTCCTTCTGATACGGATTCTGATGTGAAGAGATAAGTTTTCATAAGTTTATGGTGCTTATATAAAAAAATAAAATGTCGAAGTGGGCTTGAAAATGCGTGGATTCGCGCTGCCTGCTTCAACATTTCACATCTGTGGCCTTCATCCTCGCGGATTGCCGGCACGCAATATGAATCTCAAAAGTCTAAATCCTCTGTGAAGACCAAGAGGTGAGAGTTTCTGAAATCCCCCGTAGCTTTTGCCGATGGATTAGTCATGGCACTGTGGCGAGGGGTGCAGTTTTAGCATTTTTTGAAGTGGTTGCAAGCAGCCAAATTTGTCCACTT is part of the Duncaniella dubosii genome and encodes:
- the aroC gene encoding chorismate synthase gives rise to the protein MNTIGKIFTFTGFGESHGTAIGGVIDGMPAGVRIDLERVQHELDRRRPGQSAITTSRKESDTVEILSGLFEGVTTGCPIGFIIRNENQHSSDYGQLREAFRPSHADFTYTAKYGLRDHRGGGRSSARETATRVVAGAFARQALEQLGITVTAYTSQVGDVALGRDYSGLDLCLIESNAVRCPDPAKAAEMEALIMKVKSEGDTIGGIVSCVIRGVPAGVGDPVFGRLGARLSEAMMSINASKGFEYGLGFEGVGLRGSEVIDPFAVDSDGNIGVSANNSGGIQGGISNGADIYFRVAFKPVATLMRDLMTVDCYGREVLLKARGRHDPCVVPRAVPIVEAMAAMVILDAVLLNRAARL
- a CDS encoding TIGR01212 family radical SAM protein (This family includes YhcC from E. coli K-12, an uncharacterized radical SAM protein.) translates to MKAYRDFSDFLSSHFKGKVQKIAVNAGFTCPNRDGSKGVGGCTYCNNQSFNPGYCAPALSVSAQLAEGKAFFARKYPEMKYLAYFQAYTNTHSDDIDRLMGLYQEALAVDGVVGLIIGTRPDCMPQGLLDRLAALPAWVMVEYGAESACDKTLGFVNRCHTWADTADAVRRTHAAGIPCGLHLIMGLPGEDEDVMLATIDRVNELPVDTVKIHQLQLIRGTRMARDVEAGLYDIPRFTAESYADLCVRILRRLRKDIAVERFVSQSPPELLIYPRWNLKNYQFTNLLGNKISKELF
- the upp gene encoding uracil phosphoribosyltransferase, whose amino-acid sequence is MEVINFAETPSLVSQYMSELRDVNVQSDMLRFRRNLERIGEIMAYEMSKRMRYKTVDVTTPLAVAPSQVLDEQVVLATIFRAGIPFHKGFLDYFDHAQNAFVSAYRKYREKENFDVFIEYIASPRIDGKTLVIADPMLATGSSMDLCYRALLTKGEPAHVHVASIIASRKAIDYVKATFPADKTTVWVGAIDEVINDHSYIVPGLGDAGDLAYGIKE
- the metK gene encoding methionine adenosyltransferase; this encodes MKTYLFTSESVSEGHPDKVADQISDAILDEFLARDPKSKVACETLVTTGQVVIAGEVKSEAYIDLMEVTRDVIRKIGYNRSALKFDGEACGVFSALHEQSADINRGVERNEAEAQGAGDQGMMFGYACNETLDYMPLTIDLSHRLLQELADIRREEKEMTHEKRGRVYTYLRPDSKSQVTVEYDENNRPLRVDTIVISTQHDEFILPTDDSDSARAAADRAMQQKITEDVRNVLIPRVKAKLRPEEAALIGDDVKLLVNPTGKFVIGGPHGDTGLTGRKIIVDTYGGHGAHGGGAFSGKDPSKVDRSAAYAARHIAKNLVAAGVADRVLVQVAYAIGEARPVSLCINTYGTAKVNLSDSEIAAIVNDMPCFDMTPYAIEKRLGLRNPIYRETASYGHMGRKPMTVTKEFHSKSEPSFTRTVELFTWEKLDAVPAVKEAFGL